CCGTTTGCCCACCTGGTATCGCGCCGAGGGGCCGCCTGACGCACTCTCGGGCCGACTAATCATCATTCCTCCAACTAGCGAGCCCTTGTTGCTGGCCGGCTGGGTGTCACGCGCAACGGGCGAAGGAGCCCACGTCGTCCGCAAGCTCTCGCGCCGCGGCGAAATCGTTTCCGCAGCGCTGGCCGGGCTTGATGAACAGCCCCAGGTGGATCCCGAACTGGTGGCCGATTTTCTAGCGCTGGGCTACGGCTATCTGGCGGTTGAATTGCTCACCCGGCAGATGCGCTACATGAGCAATATCGACGAAGTTCACCTGCAGAACGAGACTCTGGCCGCGGCACGGGCCTGCCTGGCGGGTGATGCCGAGACGGCGCGGCGGCATTTGCAGAACAGCTTTGAAGTCTTGATCGAAGCCCGCGAGCGTTTCTATCCCGTCGATGCCTATCTGATCGACCTGACCTTGGTCGCGCCAACGACCGTCGGCGAATCGCTGCGGCGGCAGCTCACAAGCGACGTACCGCAAAACGTGTTGATCTCGGCGGACACTTTGGCACAGCTGGCCGAGGCTGCGCCGCAAACCCTTGCGGCACTGCGCATGGCCCTCGATCACCAGACCGTATCGATCGTCGGAGGCGAGCGCAGCGAGCGCGAATTGCCGCTGTTGCCCCTGGAAGAGACGCTGGCCGATTTTCAAGCGGCGGCACGCCTCTATCAGGATCTGCTGGGCCAGGCGCCACGCGTGTACGGCCGGCGACGCTTTGGGCTCTCACCGCTGTTGCCGCAGATCTTGTCGCGATCGGGCTTCATCGGCGCGCTACACGCCACGCTCGACGACGGCCGCTTTGCCACCGCTTCGCAAGCCAAGGTGCGCTGGGAAGGGATCGACTATTCGGCGATCGATGCCCTGGTGCGCTTGCCGCTGGACGCGAATCGGGCCGACACGTTTCTCGGCCTGCCCCGCACGCTCGGCGAATCGATGGATCGCGATCATGTAGCCACGGCTATCTTTGCCCATTGGCCGTCTCAGGCTGATACGTTTTACGGCGATCTGCGGCGCATGGCAGCCTACGGCGCAGTGCTCGGCAAATTCATCACGCTCGAAGAGTATTTCACCAACACGGCCAGCCCGGGCGAGATCGTCAAGTTCAAAGCCGACGGTTATCGCGCGCCCTATCTAAAGCAAGCGGCAGCTGAGAAGGGCTCGCAGCCGATCTCGGGCATATCCGAACAGCACGCCCGGCAGGCTCTATGCTTGGCGACCGAAGCGGTGGACGCGATGACGATCTGCGTGGGAGGCGCCGTTCCTGGCAGGCCCGACGAAGCGTCCGCTGCCGCGGAAAAAGAGCTTCAGCACGATCTGGATGAGGCCGCCGCGCGGCTCGCGTCGGTGCTTGCGCCCACCGACAGCGCTCAAAGCGGCCTGCTCGTGGTCAATCCGCACAGCTTCGCGCGACGCGCGCTCGTCGACGTCACGGCACTGGCCAGTTTGCCGGCGGTGGAAGGAACCGTTGTCGCCACGCAGGAATCCGCAGGACGAAAGTGGGCCGTCGTCGACGTGCCGGGCTTGGGTTTTTCGTGGCTCGCACCGGGCCCTGCCACTCCCGTAGCGCCACCGAAAAAGAAAGGGCCCAAACCGCTCGCCGCCGGGACGTCGCTCTCGAACGAGTTCCTCCGCATCGAGATCAGCCCCGCCACGGGCGCCGTGCAAGGGATTTACGATCTGACGCAGCGGGGCAACCGCGTGGCGGTGCAGTTGGCGCGGCGCACGCCTCCTCCGCCGCCGCGGCCGGGTGATATTTGGCGCGACACCGACGAAGGGGCCGTGTATTCCGCGATGGTGGCTGACGCGGTCGAAGTCACGCACACGGGCCCGGCATTCGGCGAGATCGCCAGCCGGGGCCGAATGGTCGATGCCGCGGGAAAAACGATCGCCCGATTCACGCAGCGCTATCGCCTGGCTTGCGGCAGCCGCGTCTTGGAAATCGAGACGGAACTGGAAATCGACGAGCCGGCCGGCGGCGACCCGTGGGAATCGTATTACGCCGCCCGATTCGCCTGGCCCGACGAAGACGTCGAGATTTACCGCGATATCGGGCTGGCGCGACAGGCGAGCGACGCCCGCCGGCTCGAGGCGCCGCACTATCTCGATCTACGTTCGTCGCGCGCCCGGACCACGATCCTGACGGCCGGACTTCCGTATCACCGGCGTGCCGGCAACCGCATGGTGGATACATTGCTTGTATCGGCGGGCGAAACGCAACGCTCATTTCGGTACGCGGTGGGCTTCGAGCTTGCACACCCGATGCAAGACGCATTGGCGATCGTGTCGCCGACGGTCGTTGTGCCTGGCGCGCGGCGACCAACGGGGTCGCACAATTCGACCTGGCTATTCCACGTCGATGCCAAGAACGTTGTCGTAACGCACTGGCAGGCTAAACGCGACGACGCACAAGGTCCTCTGGTCCGGGTAAGGCTGGCCGAGACCGAAGGGCTGGCCGGTCGCGTGCGGCTGCGTGCCGTGCGCGACGTGGCCCAGGCGCGGCATATCGATTTTCGCGGCCAAACGCTGGCCGAGTTGCCTGTCGCGGGAGATTGTGTCACGATCGACGTCGCGCCGTTTGAAGTGGTGGAGATCGAGACGCAGTTGCACCGCTGAGCGCCCTCAGTGCGGCGGATCAAAAGAATCCCATGATCGTGACCATCGACGGACCTGCCGGAGCCGGCAAGAGCAGCGTTTCGCGGATGCTGGCGCAGCGCCTGGGTTTCGCTTTTCTCGACACGGGCGCGATGTATCGGGCCGTGGCGCTGGCGGCGCTACGGCAGAACCTTGGCTGGAATGACCCGACGGCGCTCGCGGCCCTGGCGCGGCGGCTGAATATCGAAATTCGCGACGACCGCACTTATCTCGAAGGAGAGGACGTCAGCAGCGAAATCCGCAGCCACGAGGTGACCTCGGCCACGCATTACGCCGCCAACAACGTTGCAGTCCGCGCGCACCTGGTCCAGCTGCAGCGGCAAGTGGCGGGTCGGCTGGACATCGTCACCGAGGGGCGGGACCAGGGAACGGTCGTTTTTCCGCACGCTGAATGCAAGATTTTTCTCGACGCTTCGCCCCATGAACGGGCCCGGCGGCGGCAGGCCGATTTGGCGGCCCGTGGCGAGAAGCTAAGCTTGGACGAGGTGCTCGCGGACCAGAACCGGCGCGACGAAAGCGATGCTGCGCGCGAGGTGGGTCCGCTCGTGGCGGCGGCCGACGCCGTACACGTGAACACGGATGGGTTAGCGCCCGAGGAAGTCGTCGACCGCTTGGAGGCGCTCGTGCGAGCAAGGATGCCGGAAGCCGCAAAGTAGACGCAATCCCAATCGAAGCGGGGCTGTCTGCTTCGACATTTGACTCTCGACATTCGTCATTTAGCGCAACCATGGCTGACCGATCGCTCGCGAAACAGCTTTGGTACAAATATTTGCACGTGACGTGCCGGCTAACGTTCACGGGCTTGTTTCATTTTCGTTGCACCGGGCGCGAGAATGAGCCCGCCGCGGGAGGGGCCCTGGTACTCTCGAACCACCAAAGCATGTTCGACCCGGTGCTGGTGGGCGCGACGCTCGAGCGACGTTTGAACTACATGGCGCGGGAGACGCTATTCGCCTTCGCGCCGTTTCGCTGGCTCATTCAATCGCTCGATGCCATTCCGATCGATCGCGAAGGGTTGGGGCTCTCGGGCTTGAAGGAGACGCTGCGGCGCGTGAAGCGCGGCGAGATGGTGCTGATCTTTCCCGAGGGAACGCGATCGCCTGACGGTGAAGTGGCGGCGCTCAAACCCGGCTTTTCAGCGCTGGCCCGCCGCGCGAAGGTGCCGCTTTTGCCAATCGGCATCGATGGGGCCTACCAGGCCTGGCCGCGCGACCATGCCTTTCCCGGCTTGTCGACGATCCATGTCCACGTTGGCGAGCCGATTCCCGCCGAAGAGGCTGCCACGGCCGATGAACGGGAACTCGTGGCCGAGGTTGAGCGACGGATCCGCGCCTGTCATGCCATTGCCCGGCAAGGCCGGCTGCGGGCGCTCGACCAATTGTCCCGCGAGGATGCGTCTCAGCACGTCGTGCCGGTAGCCGTGGCCGAAGCAATCGTGGCCTGAATCCTCGGTTGGCGTGCTGAATGTCCATTGCGCCGTCAAATCGCACCGATGTTGGCTTTTTTCACCATGCGGGCGGCCTGCGCGTGGATTCAAGCCGTTCCCGCACTTCGTGAAAAGCTTCACTATCAGTTTTGCAAGGCGGGCGCGGTCCAGAAAATGCTGTCGCCTATCAGATGGTGTCTGCCCGACCGCGATAGTCCTATAATTCACGTATCGCACGCCGTGACGAAGGAAGCGCGCAATCAAGGAGTGTTTTGATTTCGGCGCTTCTGGATCGTCGCGGCAAACGCCCACAAAGTTTTCGGAGGTTTTGTCATGCATGCCCTATCTCGTTTTGCAGCCGTCGCCCTGCTGCTGTTCTTGGCGACGAGCGCACTGGCCGACGATCAGAAGAGCGCGGCGAATGCCGCGGCTGGTGATCAGAAGGCCGTGACCAAGCAACAGGACAACAGCAATGCGACGGCCGCCCGCTGGCGCTATCGCCGCCATAATGGCCGCTGGTGGTACTACACGCCGGCCAACAATTGGATGGTTTTCCACAACAATGCGTGGGCACCATACCGTGCGGGCATGTTCGCCAGCGAGCAGCGCATGACCAGCCAGCCGGTGCGCCGCTATTCGTATGACCCGGGCTTCCAAGGAAACGCGGGTTACTATCCTCGCATCTATCGAGCCCCGGGTAATTTCGGCGTGCAAAAGTCGATCCGCTACGCCGGATCGAAGATCAACGCCGACTACGCGCCTTACACAGGCGGCAGCATGCAGTAAGCTACTATTAGCTTTGCAACGGCTGATGAACTTGAGCCGCTTCGCGGGCCCACGGCGCCGCGGAGCGGCTTTTTTGTTGCGCCGCGCGATAGCGAGGGTATTGCTGCGATTTTAGCGCCGTAGCGCTGCACAATCAGCATCGACGAATCGCAAGAGCGCGTCTTTCCACTCGCCGGCATAATCGACGCCGATCCGCTTCGTGCGCCGCAGCTTCGGCCGATCGCGCGGATCGTCGAGAAAGAACAGATCGTTCTGCGTCAGATCGACGCCGTTGTGAGCGCGTGTGACACCGAAAGCCCGCGCCAGCCGTCCGGGGCCGATGATGTGCGCGTCCCAATCGCCCAGCGGCTCAGCTCCGCGCAGGAGAACGGCCTGGGCGTCCCCTTTTTTCCCGACCACAACGTTGAGCATGTCGTACATGCCATAGATCAGGTAAACGTACGCGTAGCCCGGCGGTCCGAACATGATTTCCGTGCGCTTCGTCCGTCCCTTCGACGAATGCGACGCCAGATCGTGCGGGCCAACGTACGCCTCGGTCTCGACGATGCGGCCGCGAAACTCCCCGTCGCCCAGCCTGTGTACCAGAATCTTGCCGATCAGGTCCTGGGCGACGTCGATCGCCGGCCGCGCGAAGAACGCACGACGCAGCTTGCGATGACGAGTTCGGCCCGGCTTCGATGCTTCGCTCAAGGCCGAGTTCCGCGGCATTCTCCGAATCCTACTCATCATCATCATTTTGCATTCTGCATTCGTGTCGACGCCTTCAATAAGGAAACCGCTCATCCAGCGGCGCGGCCGATAGTTCGACCAGAAACTGCGCCAGCCGTTCGACCAGCAGCTTCATCATGGCGCGCCCTTTTTCGGCCGTCGCCGCGTGAGGGTTGCCCGACCCGGTATTCGTGGTCAGCAGGTGCCAGGGACGGGTGATCGAGATCCAACCGCGGTTGACGGCGTCAAACTTCGTCGCCGCCGTCGCGCCGGCGTCGGCCGCCAGGCTGCCATCGGGGTTTTTCGCCACCAGTTCCGGACGATACGCAAGGATGAACGACGTCTCCATTTCGCCCGCGTGATCGCCAGGCTCGACGAAGATCTCGTGCTCGATGTCGGCCAGCACCTTGTACCAGTTGCACAGGAACAAATGCGCCGACGTCTTGCCGTACATCTCGCGCAAAATCGGCTTCAGATCGTTGCCGCCGTGGCTATTGAGCAGCACGACTTTGCGTATGTCGTGCCGGGCGAGCGATTCGACAAGGTCGCCGATCACAGCGGCCAACGTCGAAGGGTTGACGTTCATCGACAGCGGGTAAGCGATCTGGTTCGTTTCGGTGCCGTAGGGAATCGTCGGCAGCAGCACGACCCTCGCCCCGCGATCGTGCGCCGCCTGGCAGATTTCCTCGCCGACCACGTCCCCTTCGATCGTGTCGGTGCCGTATGGCAGGTGCAGGTTATGCGGCTCGGTGGCCCCCAGCGGCAACACCGCCACCTGGAACTTGTTTTCCTTCACGTAAGCGTAGTTCGTCTCGGCCAGCTTCCAGGGACGCACGAATAAAACTCCGATCTGAAGGAAGGCGAGCAAAACGGGCAACGGGCGGTCCGAATCCCAAGCATTGGCATTCGGGGTGCCACGGATGGCTTGTCCACCCGTGAATTCACGGGCGCTGCTATACGAGGCACTCGCGACACCCGTCACATTAGCCCGAATCGCGAGCGAGGGAAATGGGCATGGTGGTCTTCGAGAAGTCCCTCACTTGACGCTCTTCAAGTAGTCGCGGTATTGCGCGTCGAGCTCGTCGTAGTTCGAGCGGCACAATTCGGCCAGCGTGCCAGCACGGTCACGCCCGCGATAGATGGCCGAAAGATAAGCGATAAGCGCCGCACGGTAGCGCCCTTCGTCGGCGAACATCAAGAAATAGGTCAGGCCGGTGGCCTGGCTATAGAGGGTCGCGATATTCGGATCGACCTTTAATCGATCCATCGACATCGTCGTCAGCTCGGCAAGTGGCACGTAAAAATCGTTAACCAGCAGACGGTGCTGCGCCGCGATCAACCGCTCCGCATCGTTGCCGCCGACCAGGTGCCAGCCATGGGCCTCGGTGAGCGATTCCATGAAGCACGCGATCCCCTCGACCACCCAGAAATTGCCGTCGCGTCCCATATCACGGACCGCGGGGCGAACTTCATTGAACAGTTGATGCGTGGCCTCGTGATTCAAATTCGTGAGATCCGCTTCATCGACGGCGTAAAAATAAGCCGTTTTCTTCGCGGCCAGATAGTATCCGGCGCTAACGCCGATGTTCGGTTCTTTGCGCTCGAGCGCCTGCACGTACTCGTCGCGGTCGCGGAAGTACATCACCCGATGCCGCTGCGGCGTGTTGCTCGTGGCGGCCTGCATACGGAAGCGTCGGACGAGTTGCTCGTCGGTGGCGTAAAAGCTCGCGAACAACTGCTGCCACGCGTCGTACAAACGCTCCAGGCGCGTGGCCAGTTGCACGCCCGCCTCGAGACTGTGCGTTGTATGGACGTTGTAGTGCTCCGTGACAACATCCCACCCTTTGCTTCCCTTGCGTGAGCCGCCACGGAGACGCTGCTCTTCGTCGGCCTTGATCCAGCCATTGTTGTAATAGCGCTCGCCCGCCTCGTAGCGGGCAACGTGCGCCGCGGGCAGCCAGCCAAACTTCGCGTGCCACACCTGCCCTTCGCGAGCTTTTGCCACCTCGAAGGGCGTCAGCCAGTCCCCTTTGTATTTCTCATAGCCCAGGATTTGGCGTGCTTTCTCGTGGTCGGGCTGTTCGCGAATCACTTCGACCAATAGCGGAAACGCATCGGCCGCGTGGCCGTGATCGGCTGCCTCGACCGCGAGATCGAAAAGCGCCTTTGCCTGCTCGGCTCGCAACGCGGCAAAACGCTCGCGCCATTCGGCCGACGTCGACGTAAGTGTTTCGCTCGTGGCATCATCCGGCGCGGGGCGACAGGCCAAAGTGATCCGATTCGGTTCTTCGGCCGGCAGCCAGTCGCGCGCGATCTGTGCTTCGTCAGTTAGCTGCTGGCCCTCGGCCCAGGCGGCGAGCTCGGCCAGCTTTTCGGCGTAAGAGGCGTGCAGCGCCGCGTGCTGGGCGCTGATCTCTTTTGATTCCCTGCGCCCCGCGGCTGCCGGCGCAGCGGCGCGCAATGTCGTTAGCGCCACGCCAAGGCCAGGCACAAGCAGAGCGCATACAAGTAAGAGGCGACAGCAGATCGGCAAGGAAATGATCCGCGGGACGAGGGGAAAGTACCTCAATCCAGTCTATCACGCGGTCGCAATCAAAACGTCGGGTACAAGACGGCTTCCGCCTCCGCACACTCGGCGGCTATTTCTCGGCAAAAGCCGCGTCGAACGCCACCTGGCTGGGCGTGAAATCGAGCCGCTTGACGAACTCGGCGGCCTCGCGGGCCCCTGCTTCGCGGTCCATGCCCACATCTTCCCATTCGACCGATAGCGGGCCGGCGTAGCCGATCTGGTTCAGGGCGCGAATGATCTCTTCGAAATTCACGCCGCCGCGCCCCGGCGAACGAAAATCCCAGCCGCGGCGCGGATCGCCGAAATTCAGGTGGCTCGACAGAATGCCCGAGCGCCCGTTGAGCGTGACGATCGCGTCCTTGACGTGTACGTGATAGATGCGGTCGGAACAGGCGCGCAGGAACTCGACCGGGTCGACGCCTTGCCACAAGAGATGGCTGGGATCGAAATTGAAGCCGAACTCCTCGCGCCGGTCGATGGCCGCGAGCGTTCGCTCGGCGCTATAGAGGTCGAACGCGATTTCCGTCGGATGTACTTCCAGGGCGAACCGCACGCCGCAATCGCCGAAGACATCGAGGATCGGGTTGAATCGCTCGGCAAACAACTGATAGCCGGCGTCGATCATTTCCTGCGGCACTGGCGGAAAGCTGTACAAGAGCGGCCAGATGCTCGAGCCGGTGAAGCCGTTTACGACTTCCACACCCAGCTTTTGCGCGGCGCGCGCCGTGTTCTTCACTTCTTCGGCCGCTCGCGCATTGACGCCGGCTGGCTTGCCGTCGCCCCACACATGCGCGGGCAGGATGGCCTTGTGCCGGATGTCGATCACATCGAGCACGGCCTGTCCGACCAGGTGCGTGCTGATGGCGTGCAGTTGCAGGTCGTACCGTTCCAAAAGGTCGCGGCGGCCGACGCAATAACTGTCGTCCGACAGGGCCTTGTCGACGTCGAAATGGTCCCCCCAGCAGGCAAGTTCCAAGCCCTGATAGCCGAATTCGCTGGCCTTTCGGGCCAGGTCCTCGAGCGGCAAATCGGCCCATTGACCGGTAAAGAGCGTGACGGGCCTGGCCATGCCAAAGAGCCTCCTATGCTGGGAACGGCCGAAAAAGGGGCCACTGCGGCACGACATCGGCCGCGGCAACTGCGGTCGATTCTCGCAGATCGGCCGCGCTTGGCAACAGAGACCGATTACGGCAACACCCGTGACGCCGGCCGGGGTTTAATCATGCCGACAGGATGGGGGAAGGCGGGGTCGCCGCGCGCCTGACGCGCCCCTGGGCTGACATTTACCCAGCTTGCGCATGCGGTTAGAGTTAACGTTTGCGATCCCGTCCTCCGCCTCGCATCGCACCGCCTGAAACCGCTCTCGCCGCACCCTGGTATACGTGCGTGGACGGGCTTCGCCCCTGCGGCCCGACGGGCCAGATTCAGCGACAGTATCCGCAATTACCCGATCTATTCAATCTTCGTAAGGGTCATGTTCCATGAAGCGCTTCTCCGCAGCACCTTCTGTCCTGGGGATTATGGTCCTGATGATGGCGCTCCTGATGGTAGCCAACGAAACGGCGAGCGCTGCGACCAAATCGAGCGCCAAGCCGGGCGCGAAGGTCGAGAACTTCACGCTCGCGGACTATCGTGGCACCGAGCATTCATTTGCGGATCTGGCCGGCAAGCGGGCGACAGTCGTTGCGTTTCTGGGGACCGAGTGCCCGTTGGCCAAAAGCTACGGTCCGCGTCTGGCCGAATTGGCGGCCAAGTACGGAAGCGAGGGAGTGGCGTTCATTGGTATCGACCCCAACCGGCAGGATTCGCTGGCCGAGATCGCGGCCTATGCTCGCACCTCGAATATCGAGTTCCCGATCCTCAAGGATTTGAATAACAAGGTGGCCGACGCCATCGGTGCCACCCGCACGCCGGAAGTCTTCGTGCTCGACAAGAATCACGTGGTGCGTTACTCGGGCCGGATTGATGATCGGTACGGCGTCGGTTACGTGCGCGACAAGATCGATAACGATTATGTAGCGACGGCGCTCGACGCGGTGCTGGCCGATAAAGCGGTGAAAACGGCGCACGTCGATGCAACCGGCTGCTTGATCGGCCGCATGCACGACGTCGACAAAAACTCGGAGATCACCTACTCGAAGCAAGTCGCGCGAATCTTCCAGGATCATTGTGTGAGCTGCCATCGGCCGGGCGAGATCGGACCTTTCGCCATGACCGATTACGAAGAAGTGGCCGGCTGGGCCGACATGATCGCCGAAGTGGTGCGCGAGCGCCGCATGCCGCCCTGGCACGCCGACCCCAAGGTTGGACATTTCCGCAACGACATCAGCTTGTCGGACGCGGATAAGGAAACGATCTTCAAATGGGTCGCTGCCGGAGCTCCGGAAGGCGACCGCGCCGACCTGCCCGAGCCGCGCGAATATGCTCAAGGCTGGACGCTACAGCGCGAGCCCGACCTGGTCGTCGATATCCAGGCCGAGCCGTACACGGTGCCGGCCGACGGCGTCGTGGAATATCAGTACTTCACCGTCGACCCCGGCTTCAAGGAAGACAAGTGGATTAAGGCCAGCCAGGTCATTCCGGGTAGCGCTCCGGTCGTGCATCACGTATTGTGCTTCGTGCAGGCGCCTGGACGCGACCGCGGCAGCTTCGATGAAAACGGCCTGGGCTTTTTAGCCGCGTATGTGCCGGGCTATCGGGCCACGCCGTTCCCGGACGGCATGGCCAAGCACGTCCCGGCGGGTTCGAAGCTGGTGTTCCAGATGCACTACACGCCGGTCGGCAAAGAGCAGCATGATCTGTCGAAGATCGGCTTCATCTTCGCCAAGCCCGAAGAGCTGACGCACATGGTGCAGACGGTTTCGACCGGCAACCGCGGCATCAACATTCCGCCGCACGCCGAGGATTACTCGCGCGAAGCCACGATGACGCCGTACAAGCACGACCTGACCGTGCTGTCGTACTCGCCGCACATGCACGTGCGCGGGAAGGCGTTCTCGTACGAAGCGATCTATCCCGACGGCAAGCGCGAGATGCTGCTCGATATCCCCCGCTACGATTTCAACTGGCAAACCAGCTACGAGCTGGCCGAGGCCAAGACGCTGCCGCCGGGCACACGCATTCATTGCGTGGCCCATTGGGATAATTCGGACAACAACCTGGCCAATCCCGATCCTTCGGCGCGCGTGAACTGGGGCGATCAGACGTTCGAAGAAATGATGATCGGGTTCTTCGACGTAGCGATTCCGCTTGATCGTGAGAAGCTGTTGGCCGACGGCACGATTCCCAAGCTCGAGCCGGCCGCGTCGGTCGAAGACCGTGCCAAGGAACTGGTCAGCCAGCTCGACGGCAACGGCGACGGCAAGCTGACGAAGGACGAGGTGCCCGAGCGCTTCCAATTGATGTTCGGCTTGCTCGACGCGGATCACGACGGCTTTGTCGACGCCGACGAGGCGCTCAAGTTCGTGAAGGCCAACGGCGGCCGGCGACCGGGCGGATTCGGCGGCGGCGGACGCGGACGGGGCCAGCGCGGTGGCGACCGCAGCGAGCGCATGCACCGTGGCGGCGGCGAGCGCAAACCGGCCGCGGAAAACGCCGACCCGGCCGGAAGTTAGTCGACCCGTCAAGTTCCCGAATCACTGAGAATTCCGTGCCCTGCTTTTCCGCCGCAGGCGGGTAAGCAAGTATAGCAAGCGCGACAGGTGTTCTAGCTAAGGGCGCGCTTGCTGCGTGCGCC
Above is a window of Pirellulales bacterium DNA encoding:
- the cmk gene encoding (d)CMP kinase produces the protein MIVTIDGPAGAGKSSVSRMLAQRLGFAFLDTGAMYRAVALAALRQNLGWNDPTALAALARRLNIEIRDDRTYLEGEDVSSEIRSHEVTSATHYAANNVAVRAHLVQLQRQVAGRLDIVTEGRDQGTVVFPHAECKIFLDASPHERARRRQADLAARGEKLSLDEVLADQNRRDESDAAREVGPLVAAADAVHVNTDGLAPEEVVDRLEALVRARMPEAAK
- a CDS encoding DUF1570 domain-containing protein, encoding MPGLGVALTTLRAAAPAAAGRRESKEISAQHAALHASYAEKLAELAAWAEGQQLTDEAQIARDWLPAEEPNRITLACRPAPDDATSETLTSTSAEWRERFAALRAEQAKALFDLAVEAADHGHAADAFPLLVEVIREQPDHEKARQILGYEKYKGDWLTPFEVAKAREGQVWHAKFGWLPAAHVARYEAGERYYNNGWIKADEEQRLRGGSRKGSKGWDVVTEHYNVHTTHSLEAGVQLATRLERLYDAWQQLFASFYATDEQLVRRFRMQAATSNTPQRHRVMYFRDRDEYVQALERKEPNIGVSAGYYLAAKKTAYFYAVDEADLTNLNHEATHQLFNEVRPAVRDMGRDGNFWVVEGIACFMESLTEAHGWHLVGGNDAERLIAAQHRLLVNDFYVPLAELTTMSMDRLKVDPNIATLYSQATGLTYFLMFADEGRYRAALIAYLSAIYRGRDRAGTLAELCRSNYDELDAQYRDYLKSVK
- a CDS encoding sugar phosphate isomerase/epimerase, yielding MARPVTLFTGQWADLPLEDLARKASEFGYQGLELACWGDHFDVDKALSDDSYCVGRRDLLERYDLQLHAISTHLVGQAVLDVIDIRHKAILPAHVWGDGKPAGVNARAAEEVKNTARAAQKLGVEVVNGFTGSSIWPLLYSFPPVPQEMIDAGYQLFAERFNPILDVFGDCGVRFALEVHPTEIAFDLYSAERTLAAIDRREEFGFNFDPSHLLWQGVDPVEFLRACSDRIYHVHVKDAIVTLNGRSGILSSHLNFGDPRRGWDFRSPGRGGVNFEEIIRALNQIGYAGPLSVEWEDVGMDREAGAREAAEFVKRLDFTPSQVAFDAAFAEK
- a CDS encoding redoxin domain-containing protein — translated: MKRFSAAPSVLGIMVLMMALLMVANETASAATKSSAKPGAKVENFTLADYRGTEHSFADLAGKRATVVAFLGTECPLAKSYGPRLAELAAKYGSEGVAFIGIDPNRQDSLAEIAAYARTSNIEFPILKDLNNKVADAIGATRTPEVFVLDKNHVVRYSGRIDDRYGVGYVRDKIDNDYVATALDAVLADKAVKTAHVDATGCLIGRMHDVDKNSEITYSKQVARIFQDHCVSCHRPGEIGPFAMTDYEEVAGWADMIAEVVRERRMPPWHADPKVGHFRNDISLSDADKETIFKWVAAGAPEGDRADLPEPREYAQGWTLQREPDLVVDIQAEPYTVPADGVVEYQYFTVDPGFKEDKWIKASQVIPGSAPVVHHVLCFVQAPGRDRGSFDENGLGFLAAYVPGYRATPFPDGMAKHVPAGSKLVFQMHYTPVGKEQHDLSKIGFIFAKPEELTHMVQTVSTGNRGINIPPHAEDYSREATMTPYKHDLTVLSYSPHMHVRGKAFSYEAIYPDGKREMLLDIPRYDFNWQTSYELAEAKTLPPGTRIHCVAHWDNSDNNLANPDPSARVNWGDQTFEEMMIGFFDVAIPLDREKLLADGTIPKLEPAASVEDRAKELVSQLDGNGDGKLTKDEVPERFQLMFGLLDADHDGFVDADEALKFVKANGGRRPGGFGGGGRGRGQRGGDRSERMHRGGGERKPAAENADPAGS
- a CDS encoding creatininase family protein, with protein sequence MRPWKLAETNYAYVKENKFQVAVLPLGATEPHNLHLPYGTDTIEGDVVGEEICQAAHDRGARVVLLPTIPYGTETNQIAYPLSMNVNPSTLAAVIGDLVESLARHDIRKVVLLNSHGGNDLKPILREMYGKTSAHLFLCNWYKVLADIEHEIFVEPGDHAGEMETSFILAYRPELVAKNPDGSLAADAGATAATKFDAVNRGWISITRPWHLLTTNTGSGNPHAATAEKGRAMMKLLVERLAQFLVELSAAPLDERFPY
- a CDS encoding DNA-3-methyladenine glycosylase, producing the protein MPRNSALSEASKPGRTRHRKLRRAFFARPAIDVAQDLIGKILVHRLGDGEFRGRIVETEAYVGPHDLASHSSKGRTKRTEIMFGPPGYAYVYLIYGMYDMLNVVVGKKGDAQAVLLRGAEPLGDWDAHIIGPGRLARAFGVTRAHNGVDLTQNDLFFLDDPRDRPKLRRTKRIGVDYAGEWKDALLRFVDADCAALRR
- a CDS encoding lysophospholipid acyltransferase family protein, producing the protein MADRSLAKQLWYKYLHVTCRLTFTGLFHFRCTGRENEPAAGGALVLSNHQSMFDPVLVGATLERRLNYMARETLFAFAPFRWLIQSLDAIPIDREGLGLSGLKETLRRVKRGEMVLIFPEGTRSPDGEVAALKPGFSALARRAKVPLLPIGIDGAYQAWPRDHAFPGLSTIHVHVGEPIPAEEAATADERELVAEVERRIRACHAIARQGRLRALDQLSREDASQHVVPVAVAEAIVA